The DNA sequence GAAAATTTTTGGCTTTGAGCAAATTCTCCACTTCCACCTCTTTGGCGGCACTGGCGGTCAGGTTAAGTAACTGTTCCTGTGCCTTGCGCTTGATTTCGGCTGCCCCATCCCCCGCTACAATCTCCTTCAGTGTCTCAATTTGCTGACTCCTGATCCGATCCCGTTCCAGACGGTAGTCCTCAAAAAAACCATTGCTTTCCCGGGTCTCCGGCTGCAGTACCGGAGTAGCCGGCAATTTAGGCTGTTCCTCTTTTCCGGTAGGCAGTGGTGCCGGCTTCTCGCTTAACTGATGAGCAGTACTTTTAGCCTGCCTGAGGCTATTAACAAAATCGATAAAATCATCATTAACCGAAAGTCCTGCCAGTAAAATCAAACCGCCAACAATCGCCACCATTCCCCAGTCTTTAAACTTTCTCTCCATCTGTAAAACCTCCTCCATGATTTTTTACTGCGCAGCAATCACCGTTACCCGATGCACAGGAATATGGAACAGAGTTGCCACAGTGTTAGCCAGCTGGGCCTTAATAACCGGATCGCGGGCCCCGGTAGCAGCCACCACTACCCCCTCAATGGGCGGACGCACCGCCTGCACCATCACCGGTACCTCCTGTGAGCCATTACGGGTTAGAACCAGCTGGTTCTGTTCCGTTACTTCCGTTATGGTCCGGTTGCCACCCCGCTC is a window from the Carboxydocella sporoproducens DSM 16521 genome containing:
- a CDS encoding SpoIIIAH-like family protein, whose protein sequence is MERKFKDWGMVAIVGGLILLAGLSVNDDFIDFVNSLRQAKSTAHQLSEKPAPLPTGKEEQPKLPATPVLQPETRESNGFFEDYRLERDRIRSQQIETLKEIVAGDGAAEIKRKAQEQLLNLTASAAKEVEVENLLKAKNFQDVVVFLQEKGATVVVKEQALDGDGLARLTDLVAKVSGRNPADIIIIPKK